TTCCACCAGTTGCATGTCAGGCTGCACAATTCCCAAGAACAACCAAAATATTTCGGTACTAAGGCAACCCATCCACCCCTGCAATCTTCCGCCTCTCTGACAACAAATAATACAGCAATATTATTCAGAACTGGGATTAATATCTAGCACTCTGAAGGTTAGGTAGCAGCGTGGCAGGTGTTTTTGACCTACTGCCCTGTCTCTGAGCGTCTTGCAATTTAGGCAGTTGCTTCCCTCCTTCGTCAAAGGCTGGATGCAAAGTCTTTGAGATCTTAGGCTGCTCCTCTGACAGTTCAGCTTGGAAGAAAATTACATTTTACAAttatatgcaattttaaaaaacacaaatattcacATGTGATTCTGGTACCCTGGGGAGGGATGAGGAAGCGCAACCTGTTGTTCCCTATACATTCAAGGTTCCCAGAAATCTGTCATCAGGCATTGTCTTGGTAAATTGATAAACCTGTCTCAACAGCCATGGAGTTGGACTGCAATGTTGCTACAGTATTTAGAAATGAAAACAATCCTGATGCATGAAAGCAAATGCTGCACCGTAGTCAATGTTACATTCTGCACTTGCATGGAATTGTAAACTAGATAACCTTCACTATGGCTGCACCTGCTTTATTTACAGATGGATTGTGCACTAGGGCATGAAaagatgacagctgtcttgtgctcATGGCAGAATTTTGTAGTTAAATTGtttgttaaaagaaaatggaGGTGTTTCATTCTCTGGGATAGAAATCCTAACAAGAAATTGTCAGCATCAGCTGTATACTTCACAGGCAGCAAATCAATCATTTTTAGTTTTATAGATATGGTAGGAAGAATGAAGCACACTGCATTTCTCGAGAGCAGTGACATGAAGTGATATGGGTGTATTGGCCTTAATTCTGATCCTTGGTGTTCTTTATAAATAGGGCAAacatcataatcatcaccatcattttagaactgaagGGCCAGAAGGGACCTTATgaatcatctagtccaacccctgtcaagggggcacagtggggaatttaactcccaaccccaGAGACCGGCAGTTCAACAATTCTCCCTAACGTATCTTTCCTTGgtgaatgaaagaagaaaaaatcagcaTGTTCCATGTACAACTAACCTTAATTGTTGTATGGAGCTGTGGTTTGATAGGTTCTTTGTTCGTTTTTATTTACTGtaattgttttgcttcttttaccATTCCTGGGTCGTGGTTAATTGTATTACAGTACTTTCTCCTTATCTGAATATAATATTAGCACACGTATGTCTTCTGGGATTAAAGTTACACACCCATACATACACCTTTAATCCAAGAAGATGTATAGTCCGGTCTGCTAATATTATCACTCAGGAACATTGACAGGAGTAGCAGTTTGTGTGAACCTGGCTGAAGTGCATCCCGGTGTGTAACTTCGAAGGGCCCAAACCACAGGTGAAGAGCGCAGCTTTACGTAAGTAAGCTTTGCACTCTTTAACTTGACTTTGATTATGACGAGTCTGGGTAGAAGAAAGAATGTGAAACGAACGACATAATGAATCTACCCATTATCGTtcagttgttcagtcgtgtccgactctttgtgaccccatggaccagagcacgccacggcctcctgtcttccactgcctcccggagttgggtcagattcatgttggttgcttcggtgacactgtccaaccatctcatcctcggtcgtccccttctcctcttgccttcacactttcccaacatcagggtcttttccaaggagtcggcttctcatgagatggccgaagtattagagcctcaggttcaggatctgtccttccagtgagcactcagggttgatttcctgcaaatggaaaggtttgttctccttgcagtccaggggactctcaagagcctcctccagcaccataattcaaaagcatcaattcttcggaggtcagctttctttatggtccagctctcacttccgtacatcactacagggaaaacccgTTATAGTGAATTTAGATTTATGTATAAAAGGAGTGCTGGGCGATTTCGTcgattttttttactcttcttttctttccctgagGGAAAACTGACTGGGCAGGAAGGGGTTGGGGCGCAGTGGCGGGAAAGGGCGAAGGGcgctttctctcattctctctcgcTCTtctgaggagaggagaggagaggcgaCCCACCCACTTACTTATTCACCGGCAGAGGACGTGGGGGGCACCAGTCGAGGATCGCGAGTtagcggaggcggcggcgggaaaaaagagagacagagagagagacggcGCGTTCTCCTCTGGGGCACCCGAGTTGCGCCTTCCTCGCCGCGCGGCGCCGCCGCCCCCTGGCCTCGAAGCGGTGACTTGGCTCCTCGTTCCGGCGACATTTCTTTCCGCCAAGAGTCGCCCAACGGAGGAAGCGGACAGCCTCGCCCGCCGCTGCCAGCGCCAGCCCGGCGGACGCGCACCATGAGCGCCGACTGCGCGAGTTATATGAACGCCGACAAGGTGCTGGTGAGCGCCTTCAGCTGCCCGCAGGAGGACGGCGAGGCCAGCGCGATCTACTGCTGCGGCTTCCAGGACGTCAAGTATTGTTGCGATGACCCCAACAGCTTCTTCCCCTACGAGCACAACTACATGTGGTGGCTCAGGTAAGGCCGGAGAGAGCAGGCGGGGTAAGGATCCGGAGACCGAGGCTGTCCTGGAAGCCGTGGCCGATGGGGAATAGGAAGCCCCTTCCCCATCGCCCCAGGTAGGGCATGTTAGAAGTGCTTGTTTCTGGAGACTAGCGCCCTCAGCACATGCTCAGAGAAAGGGAGAATGATTATGTTCTGAGCCTTAACTTCAGCCTAATCTCTGCCACTAATTAAAGCCTGGGATCTGATAATGGTTTGGAAGCCTGAGTAACATATCACATAGGATTTGCTAGGGAGAACTTGTCCTGGGTAGTGTGAAAGTCTGGGACCCAGagggcttgggttcaaatccttcctcAGCCAGGGAAGCTCACTGCACATAAGAGGCACACCTATGTTGGTTTATGGGGAGGGAATCTCCTGATTGGAGTTCAAGGAGGCAGATGTTTGCTCCAGTCTGAAAGCTATTTGGAGCAAAGACACAGAGAGATGCATACTGAAGAGAAAACCTGACCCATGGTAtatttctggtcagttctgtttTCCTCAGATCAAAACAAGTGAGTATCATCTTCTAATGCATGCTTTTTGTTGAGTGACATTTTTAATTCCTGTTTGCTGTATAAAACTAGAAAGTGGTTGTTACCATAGATTCAGGTGAATCCAAATGAAAGAGTTGTGGTCTTGGGTAGAAATGTCTCATCGTGAAAACTTGCTGGACGAATATTCTTCTCATGATGCTGATTTGGTTGAACTGCTGTCATGGTACATGCTCTCTCCGTGGTCTTAGGCAGGTTACTTCTGTTGCACCACAGAAGCTGGCTGATGGAAAGATTAAACAGCCCTGGCAAGGATCACTACTGTACTTTGCAATAGGCCTGTAGAAATGAAATCACTCAGCATCTTCCCAGTAATACTTCTGTTATTTATTTGTGTCTCAACAAagcaagagaagaaagaagggggggaaattaGTATGGAACAACCCAGCATGGTCACCTGGAGGTGATTTGTTATTCCCATAGGCAAAATCCATGAGTGATTGTGTAAAAGGCTGAAATAATGGATGAAGAGCAGTTTTAATACTCTTGACATTCTTGAAATCAAAGCTATTATGTTTGTAAGGGGACTTAGAGGAGACCATGTGTTCTTTCTCCTGTTTGTGGCCATCTAAAGCACAACTCTAAACTGACCTATTCAGATGTAAActggatttatttcagtggaacacAATAGTATGTTTACAACCAGCTTGCTTCACATGACATTTGGCTCATTTCCCACTGTACACCTATGCCAATTGTGCGAGCTGTGTTATGTCAAAGCAGGGGATTTCTATGAGATTTGCAAGAGGCTTCTGCAAGAATTTTTATGGCCAGTAAGATTGGttagtttttaaattgcttttgatGTTTTAATTATAAAAATGAAAGTATTACAGTCTCATTGACATTTGCACTGTGCTCGCATGTGTATCTGGTTTGTATGTTGAAACTAGAtgtttaaaattacatatttgcATAATCTGAAATAACTGTCCATTTGAATGGGTCTGCTTGAACATAGACTGAGGCCAAAAACTAACTAAAGATAGCCTGTAATTAGAGTGgaaactcagcagagaggtgataTGCGGGTTTGTGAAACCAAAGGAATCACATAAGTCCTGAAGATctgtcaccaaacaaagcaagctaatttgcacacTTCCAGAGGTGAGAGCAGATCCTGCTGTGGAAGTGAGAAACTCGTGACTCTCGGAGGTTTGCATTAGTAAAGGATTATCCTCCTCTGGTTCTAATACGtgtttctggtcaaaaatatCTGTTTCCCTGGACAGAGGAATTTgttcaaggaggcacactgggggcATAGCCTCCATATGTACACTGGCTCTGTATGT
This sequence is a window from Pogona vitticeps strain Pit_001003342236 chromosome 4, PviZW2.1, whole genome shotgun sequence. Protein-coding genes within it:
- the SHISAL2A gene encoding protein shisa-like-2A, whose product is MSADCASYMNADKVLVSAFSCPQEDGEASAIYCCGFQDVKYCCDDPNSFFPYEHNYMWWLSVGALVGLSIAAVVLLAFIITVCVLCYLFISTKPHRKLDTGLSLSLQTADIESRRNSVC